Proteins co-encoded in one Oncorhynchus kisutch isolate 150728-3 linkage group LG1, Okis_V2, whole genome shotgun sequence genomic window:
- the LOC109897261 gene encoding actin-related protein 2/3 complex subunit 4-like — protein sequence MRFAEGVGRRGKITSAFKTRYNREMTATLRPYLNAVRATLQAALCLENFSSQVVERHNKPEVEVRSSKELLLQPVVISRNDKEKVLIEGSINSVRVSIAVKQADEIEKILCHKFMRFMMMRAENFFILRRKPVEGYDISFLITNFHTEQMYKHKLVDFVITFMEEIDKEISEMKLSVNARARIVAEEFLKNF from the exons ATGAGATTTGCGGAAGGAGTTGGCAGGCGTGGCAAAATAACTTCCGCATTTAAAACCCGCTACAACAGAGAAATG ACAGCAACCCTGCGCCCATACTTGAACGCTGTGCGTGCCACACTGCAGGCCGCCCTCTGTCTGGAGAACTTCTCCTCTCAGGTAGTGGAACGCCACAACAAACCAGAGGTGGAGGTCAG GAGTAGTAAAGAACTCCTACTACAGCCTGTGGTGATCAGCCGCAATGACAAGGAGAAGGTTCTAATTGAGGGCTCCATCAACTCTGTGCGAGTCAGCATTGCTGTGAAGCAG GCTGATGAGATTGAGAAGATCCTGTGCCACAAGTTCATGCGCTTCATGATGATGAGAGCTGAGAACTTCTTCATTCTCAGGAGGAAACCGGTTGAG GGCTATGACATCAGTTTCCTCATCACCAACTTCCACACGGAGCAGATGTACAAGCACAAGCTGGTGGACTTCGTCATCACCTTCATGGAGGAGATCGACAAGGAGATCAGCGAGATGAAGCTGTCTGTCAATGCCCGTGCCCGTATCGTAGCGGAGGAGTTCCTCAAGAAT TTCTGA